One window from the genome of Thermodesulfovibrionia bacterium encodes:
- the mqnB gene encoding futalosine hydrolase encodes MTYTAILSSVPFESELLLAELRSVKKTSIAGRDVYQGELFKKNILLMNTGIGKVNAALSAAALLENFKIRFIINIGIGGSYPNSGLKAGDIAIAEKEIYGDEGVITSKGIEGMQKIGIPLVQIGKRKYFNEFPLNTNLFNTAAGMALRITQIKTGSFVTVSAATATRELALQLEKRYNALCENMEGAAVAQVCTIYGISMLELRGISNIVGIRDKRKWNIKLAAENCQKAVLETINSL; translated from the coding sequence ATGACATATACCGCCATTCTTTCATCTGTCCCTTTTGAGTCTGAACTGTTACTGGCAGAACTCAGATCTGTCAAAAAGACAAGCATTGCCGGCAGAGATGTTTATCAGGGAGAACTTTTCAAGAAGAATATCCTGCTGATGAATACCGGCATAGGCAAAGTCAATGCTGCACTTTCTGCGGCAGCTCTTCTTGAGAATTTCAAGATCCGATTTATCATTAATATAGGAATAGGAGGTTCATACCCCAACTCCGGACTTAAAGCGGGCGATATCGCCATTGCGGAAAAAGAGATATACGGCGATGAAGGCGTTATAACATCAAAAGGCATTGAAGGCATGCAAAAGATCGGCATACCGCTTGTACAGATAGGGAAGAGAAAATATTTTAATGAATTCCCGCTTAATACAAATCTCTTTAATACTGCCGCCGGCATGGCATTACGCATCACACAAATAAAGACAGGCAGCTTTGTTACCGTATCAGCAGCAACAGCCACACGTGAATTAGCCCTTCAGCTTGAGAAAAGATACAATGCGCTCTGCGAGAACATGGAAGGCGCTGCCGTCGCACAGGTATGTACGATATACGGGATATCAATGCTTGAACTGAGAGGGATAAGCAATATTGTGGGGATACGCGACAAGAGAAAATGGAATATAAAACTCGCAGCTGAGAACTGTCAGAAGGCGGTATTGGAAACGATAAACTCCTTATAA
- a CDS encoding trypsin-like peptidase domain-containing protein, which produces MSRHDVKIKNILIFIICLLLFPHTSLADAGKIFKDNNDAVIVVKTYDKKNNPLGQGSGFIISKNGAIVTNHHVIEGAYSIYVKIDNKAVKVEDIISDDKENDLAVLKIRAGNYPVVTLGSIDNIAIGEKIYVIGSPQGLENTISDGILSGIREMGPGKRVLQITAPISQGSSGGPVFNEEGRVVGVVTFLLMKSQNLNFAMPIDLVSYSSGTKKSLDVSVRKPDETATKKIEYPASSYENSSMKITTSGDINKKAPAEEAEHWYKLGLSYGKTNMRKEEINSYKKAVKLNPEHAMAHYNLGLAYSDLGIYDESIKALEEAVKLRPKYAEAIYNLGLTYLTVNNKEASLRQYNKLKEIDPKLSEKLMGQIKSQSH; this is translated from the coding sequence ATGTCAAGACATGACGTGAAGATAAAAAACATCTTAATTTTTATTATCTGCCTGCTTTTATTTCCCCACACCTCTCTTGCCGATGCAGGAAAGATATTTAAAGATAACAATGATGCAGTTATCGTGGTCAAGACCTATGATAAAAAGAACAATCCGCTGGGCCAGGGAAGCGGATTTATCATAAGTAAGAACGGAGCGATAGTAACAAACCACCATGTAATAGAAGGCGCTTACAGTATCTACGTAAAGATAGATAACAAGGCAGTAAAAGTCGAAGATATAATCAGTGACGATAAAGAGAATGACCTTGCTGTTCTTAAGATCAGGGCGGGAAATTATCCTGTAGTAACACTCGGCAGCATCGACAATATAGCCATCGGTGAAAAGATATATGTGATAGGCAGCCCTCAGGGCCTTGAGAACACTATCTCTGACGGCATACTGAGCGGGATAAGAGAGATGGGCCCCGGTAAAAGGGTTCTGCAGATAACCGCCCCGATCTCTCAGGGCAGCAGCGGCGGCCCGGTCTTTAATGAAGAAGGAAGGGTAGTCGGAGTTGTGACCTTTCTCCTGATGAAGTCGCAGAACCTCAACTTTGCCATGCCCATCGATCTTGTCAGTTACAGCTCAGGCACAAAAAAATCCCTGGATGTCAGTGTCCGGAAACCGGATGAGACAGCAACGAAAAAAATCGAATACCCCGCCTCCAGTTACGAAAACTCATCCATGAAGATCACAACATCAGGCGATATTAATAAAAAGGCTCCGGCAGAAGAAGCGGAGCACTGGTATAAGCTTGGGCTTTCTTACGGAAAAACAAACATGCGCAAAGAGGAGATAAATTCTTACAAAAAGGCTGTCAAACTGAACCCGGAACATGCAATGGCTCATTATAATCTTGGCTTGGCGTACAGCGATCTGGGAATTTATGATGAATCAATAAAAGCCCTTGAAGAGGCGGTAAAGCTCAGGCCTAAATATGCAGAGGCCATTTACAATCTCGGCCTTACCTATCTAACCGTGAATAATAAAGAGGCATCTCTCCGGCAATATAACAAACTGAAAGAGATCGACCCCAAACTCTCAGAAAAACTCATGGGACAGATAAAGAGTCAGTCTCATTAA
- a CDS encoding MBL fold metallo-hydrolase, with protein MTDNIHWLGHDTFKIVGEKVIYTDPFQIKEKDTADIILITHEHRDHCSAADIEKVSGKKTIIIATPDCAAKLSGDVRFIKPGDKITVEGVNIEAVPAYNTNKKFHPKGNNWVGYIFTLNNKRIYIAGDTDHIPEMKGLNVDIAFLPVSGTYVMTAEEAVKAAMDINPKVAIPMHYDSVVGSMDDAKRFAQGLKGRIEVRILTAE; from the coding sequence ATGACAGATAACATACACTGGTTAGGGCATGACACGTTTAAGATAGTCGGGGAAAAGGTGATATATACAGACCCGTTCCAGATAAAAGAGAAGGACACGGCTGATATCATTCTCATCACACATGAGCATCGTGACCACTGTTCCGCTGCAGATATTGAAAAGGTCTCAGGCAAGAAGACCATAATAATAGCGACTCCTGACTGCGCCGCAAAGCTTTCTGGAGATGTAAGGTTCATTAAGCCCGGTGATAAGATAACCGTTGAAGGCGTCAACATTGAAGCAGTGCCAGCATATAACACGAATAAGAAGTTCCACCCTAAAGGCAATAACTGGGTAGGTTATATCTTCACACTTAACAACAAGAGGATCTATATAGCAGGCGATACTGACCATATCCCTGAGATGAAGGGCCTCAATGTGGACATAGCGTTTTTACCTGTATCAGGGACGTATGTCATGACTGCTGAAGAGGCTGTGAAGGCAGCTATGGATATTAATCCAAAAGTAGCCATACCCATGCACTATGATTCAGTCGTCGGGAGTATGGATGATGCAAAGAGATTCGCGCAAGGGCTGAAGGGCAGAATAGAAGTCAGGATATTAACGGCGGAATAG
- the nth gene encoding endonuclease III: MADAKKIARLLIKKYPDPQPSLDFSTPLELLIATILSAQCTDKRVNEVIVPLFRKYRSASDYAAADLKTFEQEIRPTGFYRNKAKMIINCCKKIIEEFNSRVPGTMEQLITLPGVGRKTANVVLGSAFGKQTIAVDTHVLRVSNRLGIAHSNDPEKVEYELVAQFPNKKLTALNLALIFHGRETCKARRPACAECVLFDECEWKEKVS, translated from the coding sequence GTGGCTGATGCAAAGAAGATAGCAAGGCTTTTGATCAAAAAATATCCTGACCCTCAGCCGTCACTTGACTTCTCAACTCCGCTGGAACTCCTCATAGCAACCATCCTTTCAGCTCAGTGTACTGACAAGAGAGTGAATGAGGTTATAGTCCCTCTCTTTAGGAAATACAGGTCTGCTTCTGATTATGCTGCCGCAGACCTGAAGACATTTGAGCAGGAGATCAGGCCGACCGGCTTTTACAGGAACAAGGCAAAGATGATAATTAATTGCTGTAAAAAAATTATCGAGGAATTTAACAGCAGGGTGCCGGGGACGATGGAGCAGCTGATCACTCTGCCCGGGGTCGGGAGAAAGACCGCCAATGTAGTATTGGGAAGCGCATTCGGCAAGCAGACTATCGCTGTTGACACTCATGTCCTGAGGGTATCAAACAGGCTCGGGATAGCGCACTCCAATGATCCTGAAAAGGTCGAATACGAGCTTGTTGCCCAGTTCCCAAATAAGAAATTGACAGCGCTGAATCTTGCACTCATATTTCACGGCAGGGAGACCTGCAAGGCAAGAAGGCCTGCGTGCGCTGAATGCGTTCTGTTTGATGAATGTGAATGGAAGGAAAAGGTTTCATGA
- a CDS encoding biotin--[acetyl-CoA-carboxylase] ligase: MSIKSFEEDIKTAFKGDILGRKVIFVSSTDSTNDLAMKLGEESDEPEGIIVVSDSQTAGRGRMGRSWISPSGVNLYFTALLKPGFPTIEAPLLTLTAAVACVSAIRDLTGINAEIKWPNDLLVNNRKTGGILLDMKTYKDNIKFVAVGIGINVNMDPVIFPEDIKPYSTSLAKECGRTIDRVELFKKILSELEQSYKSLLSGGKVAMLQQWRLFSSTLGKNVSVKMYDKVISGIAEDIDGTGALVIKLPSGGHEVVNAGDVTVLKKS, translated from the coding sequence ATGAGCATCAAATCTTTTGAAGAGGATATCAAGACTGCATTTAAGGGAGATATCCTGGGAAGGAAGGTAATATTTGTCAGTTCAACCGACTCAACTAATGATCTGGCAATGAAGTTAGGGGAAGAAAGCGACGAACCTGAAGGGATCATAGTTGTTTCAGATTCTCAAACAGCAGGCAGGGGAAGGATGGGACGCAGCTGGATATCTCCTTCCGGCGTCAACCTTTATTTCACAGCACTTCTGAAGCCCGGCTTCCCAACTATTGAAGCGCCGTTATTAACATTGACTGCTGCGGTCGCATGCGTATCTGCTATCAGAGATCTAACCGGTATAAATGCAGAGATAAAGTGGCCTAATGACCTTCTGGTTAACAACAGAAAGACAGGGGGCATACTTCTGGATATGAAGACGTATAAGGACAATATAAAGTTTGTCGCAGTAGGCATCGGCATAAATGTAAACATGGACCCTGTGATCTTCCCGGAGGATATTAAGCCTTATTCAACATCACTGGCCAAAGAGTGCGGAAGAACTATCGACAGAGTGGAACTTTTCAAGAAGATACTCTCTGAACTTGAGCAATCGTATAAGTCTCTCCTGTCTGGAGGCAAGGTTGCCATGCTCCAACAGTGGCGACTGTTCAGCTCAACGCTCGGGAAAAATGTTTCTGTCAAAATGTATGATAAGGTCATATCCGGGATCGCAGAGGATATTGATGGTACAGGCGCACTGGTCATAAAACTTCCTTCAGGCGGTCATGAAGTTGTGAATGCCGGAGATGTGACAGTGCTGAAAAAAAGTTAA
- a CDS encoding type III pantothenate kinase: protein MLFLIDAGNTSLKACFYDKGARDVLRLSTAVVRQAAADELCGMLKDFFARQKDGNPEGAVISSVVTDATPLLADAVRKVFSLEPVIVDHVKKTGLKLHIKNPESVGSDRLANAAAANRFYKGHKIIVDFGTATTFSVVTEEGGFRGGVIMPGIDISAKALASNTSKLPEIDIKAPEKILGDNTTDAILSGIIIGHAGAVDRIIEDIEKETGLDYTVIVTGGRADMMAPYIRSKNNIDPDLAFKGLKAIYDLNS, encoded by the coding sequence ATGCTTTTCCTAATAGACGCAGGGAATACAAGCCTGAAGGCCTGTTTTTACGATAAAGGCGCCAGGGATGTTTTAAGGTTAAGCACTGCCGTTGTGAGACAGGCTGCGGCTGATGAATTATGCGGGATGCTCAAGGACTTTTTTGCCAGGCAAAAAGACGGTAATCCTGAAGGGGCTGTTATATCTTCGGTTGTGACCGATGCCACCCCGTTGCTGGCTGATGCCGTCAGAAAGGTATTCAGCCTTGAGCCGGTGATTGTCGATCATGTGAAAAAGACAGGGTTAAAACTTCATATAAAAAATCCCGAGTCTGTAGGGTCTGACAGGCTTGCCAATGCGGCTGCGGCCAACAGGTTTTATAAAGGGCATAAGATAATTGTTGACTTTGGAACAGCAACGACATTCAGCGTTGTCACTGAAGAAGGCGGGTTCAGGGGAGGTGTTATAATGCCCGGCATTGATATATCGGCAAAGGCGCTTGCCAGCAACACTTCAAAACTGCCTGAGATAGATATTAAGGCCCCTGAAAAAATTTTGGGGGATAACACAACTGATGCTATACTTTCAGGTATAATCATCGGACATGCCGGGGCTGTTGACAGGATAATTGAAGATATAGAAAAAGAGACCGGCTTGGATTATACTGTAATAGTGACCGGAGGGCGCGCTGATATGATGGCGCCATATATCAGGTCAAAAAATAATATTGACCCTGACCTTGCATTCAAAGGACTGAAGGCCATATACGATCTTAATTCATAG
- a CDS encoding universal stress protein, with the protein MKIERILFPTDFSEGSDNALHYAVDLAKQYNAKLYILHVIYDVMKAMDAHVPHTSADELYKDLDKWAMDEIENCCIEEIRALPNVVKKVVKGIPHEETIRMATEEKIDLIVMGTYGRTGLDRLLFGSTAERVVRKAPCPVLTVRVPEHREL; encoded by the coding sequence ATGAAGATCGAACGTATTCTTTTCCCCACGGATTTTTCTGAAGGCTCGGACAACGCGCTGCATTACGCAGTGGATCTTGCAAAGCAGTATAACGCCAAGCTTTATATACTTCATGTCATCTATGATGTTATGAAAGCAATGGACGCCCATGTGCCGCATACCTCGGCGGATGAGCTTTACAAGGATCTGGACAAGTGGGCCATGGATGAGATAGAGAATTGCTGTATAGAGGAGATCCGGGCGCTGCCGAATGTGGTAAAGAAGGTGGTCAAGGGCATCCCTCATGAAGAGACTATCAGGATGGCAACTGAAGAAAAGATAGATCTAATAGTTATGGGCACATACGGCAGGACAGGCCTCGACAGGCTGCTCTTTGGAAGCACGGCAGAAAGGGTCGTAAGAAAGGCCCCATGCCCGGTGCTTACCGTAAGGGTTCCCGAGCATAGAGAATTATAA